In Thermodesulfobacteriota bacterium, the genomic stretch GGGTTTCATCGTGCCGGGGCTTGAAAGATACAGGGACGCGGTCTTGAGGGAGTTTTCCTCGGAGCTTTCCCCCGCGTCGGTCCTCCCCTGGGCCGGTGAAAGGGAGGTCTTCAATATCTCGCTCGGAATGCCCCTTGACCGCGAGCCCCTTGTAAGGTCCGCGCTCGACCTCCTTTCCATTGGAGAAAAGGAGGTCGAGCTCGATTTCATCAGCCGGGTGCTCAGGTCTTCTTATTTCACGGACGGGGGTTCGATCGAGTGTGCGAGGATAGACTATGCCCTGAAAGAAGATAACAGGTGCGCCCTTTCCGTCGAGGAGCTTAAGCAGATGGCAAGGCGCTACGGGGCCGCCGGTCTCGAAAAAAAGGCGGATGCCTGGGTCAATTGGTTAAGGGGTTCGCGGCAGAAGGACCACCCGTCGGGCTGGGCCAGGTCGTTTACCGACCTTTTAAGGAAAACGGGATGGCTATCGGGCATCAAGCTATCGAGTACCGAGTTCCAGGCACACAAGGCCTGGAACTCGCTGCTGGAGCGGCTTTCAAGCCTCGACGACATACTCGGCAAGGTGACCAGGGCCGAGGCCGCCCGGAGGCTTGCACTCCTTGCCGCTGAGACGATGCACCAGCCCGAGACCCCGGAGTGCAATATACAGGTGCTTGGCCTTCTCGAATCCTCGGGCCTGTCCTTTGACAGGACATGGATAATGGGTTGCCATGAGCACGCCATGCCCGGGGAGCCTTCTCCAAACCCCTTCATACCGGTCTGGGTGCAGCGGGAATACGGGCTCCCGCGCTCGTCGAGCGAACGGGAGTTGTCGTTTGCCAAGGCCGCTTTTGAAAGGCTTATCCGCTCGGCCCCTAATATTACAGTGAGCTATCCCCTGTTTTCCGATGAAAAGGAACGGAGGGTGAGCCCCTTTTTCAGGCCCTTCCCGGCAATGGACTCGAGGATAGAGGGCTCGTCGAGGCTCGAAGACCATGTTGCGGCAGGCCTGTCGGGAAGGCTCGAGGACGCGCCAGCCTGCGAGCCCCCCCCGGTCTCCGATGAGGAGAAGGCGCTCATCCGGGGCGGAACGCAGGTATTGAAAAACCAATCCCTCTGCCCTTTCAGGGCCTTTGCCATCCACAGGCTCGGCGCAAGGGCCATGCCCGAGGCGGAGCCGGGCCTCAAGCCGGAGGCAAGGGGAAGGGTGATACACGCGGCTCTCAAGCTCTTCTGGGAAAAGGTGGAGGGCTCGGAGCGGCTGAAGGAGCTTCATGATAACGGCGCGATCGACGGGTATGTCGAGAATATTGCGGACGAAGCCATGAAGGAGGCGAGAATAAAGCCCCCGTTCAAAAAACGCTTCTTCGAGCTTGAGAGGAAAAGGCTCGCATCACTCTTGAGGGGCTGGGTCGAAGTGGAGCTTAAGAGGGGGACCAGGTTCAGG encodes the following:
- a CDS encoding PD-(D/E)XK nuclease family protein; translation: MVDERVKRLIASMEKGAVVLTANLRLSRHLRAAFDREMARRGLLFWASPEVLPLSSWAASFWEERGSGPVLGSTASLALWERTVSAGGPGNGALGPAVIRKSYEAYGLINEYGIRLPEEIYLTEEARALKGWAAAYENELKRLGFLDASGIPARAAGLIKKGGYALPSEVVIAGFDDEMSPAFSGLVLALRSAGARVSFWPGEDATAPGEVSVRAYESEDEEAEQAARWAREVLKPGMRLGFIVPGLERYRDAVLREFSSELSPASVLPWAGEREVFNISLGMPLDREPLVRSALDLLSIGEKEVELDFISRVLRSSYFTDGGSIECARIDYALKEDNRCALSVEELKQMARRYGAAGLEKKADAWVNWLRGSRQKDHPSGWARSFTDLLRKTGWLSGIKLSSTEFQAHKAWNSLLERLSSLDDILGKVTRAEAARRLALLAAETMHQPETPECNIQVLGLLESSGLSFDRTWIMGCHEHAMPGEPSPNPFIPVWVQREYGLPRSSSERELSFAKAAFERLIRSAPNITVSYPLFSDEKERRVSPFFRPFPAMDSRIEGSSRLEDHVAAGLSGRLEDAPACEPPPVSDEEKALIRGGTQVLKNQSLCPFRAFAIHRLGARAMPEAEPGLKPEARGRVIHAALKLFWEKVEGSERLKELHDNGAIDGYVENIADEAMKEARIKPPFKKRFFELERKRLASLLRGWVEVELKRGTRFRVKEIEAERITDIGGLALRGRVDRIDELEDGSELVIDYKSGKVSRYDWLTERPKEPQLLIYSAEGNFSGVSFARLVPGELRFVGISKYEGLPGIKPFESDGNFRKKADGKDWDGLMAFWKAALEGLVRDFMSGQAQIDPNGGVAGNESACRYCELPAFCRVAELLPVTSEEGEDELNDDR